A stretch of Hoplias malabaricus isolate fHopMal1 chromosome 10, fHopMal1.hap1, whole genome shotgun sequence DNA encodes these proteins:
- the LOC136708122 gene encoding uncharacterized protein isoform X2 gives MNHNGSKCFSDKRNTLRIFSKHSLAQVKSGSMGTSDHNEGLVCVNKEPGDNSSPPQKTKRLKTRKERNWIRGQSVIDVCQIHNRSKKRSEEKAQSCSCHDKTLSRPLKYVRKEKAVAKPFPPKRLSFITEGRLTSTRGLFSHEVRSVDIERLVKEQRKQNQGENNQGNGSTTKCPPTPLPLPLNSNLETEEPDISSFLEDKTSNRSRNEMISKPISSDSEGTDPLTGYRVEEEPKTCPEPVDNVISGTPSTNKGTEPIILSSSECQYFQPSSNQNVPNAPAKEQPITTTVAMSTHQTLQNTPALSVQLNLGSGPDSASVGNGQSKKPDVSMDSETISKLAARLCQTLDFPLLRGRVPLLEKCREFLLQTMEKKHSSNLQHHPHKPYSHFSVDPKDLSHISGPACSSSGRRLVVDNTPMQFSFDKEFEGHQTEKRDILTGNCSWREFMREDFSQGAANERRRMQSWTSYSPQGFFTKLQSPCENMGQWGISVPPDSPKEKQHSFSQASCLHQAFTGIEEPKSYSYNFGPSTSDTFFLLPQKQVKKDSSANRLKEVTELLAQCRNDPDLAFLFHPQTELRDWSHHQQMDDVCERPSFGVSSTFFPSEGFRFQPYYCFPRPCSSTNRLESSALTFYNHSDTNEFGLSHLHSNLSYSHYFP, from the exons ATGAACCACAATGGCAGTAAATGTTTTTCTGACAAACGCAATACCCTCAGAATCTTTAGCAAGCATAGCCTAGCCCAGGTCAAATCAGGCAGCATGGGTACTTCTGACCACAACGAAGGCTTAGTTTGTGTAAACAAAGAGCCAGGGGACAATTCTAGCCCTCCTCAAAAGACGAAACGTCTCAAAACAAGAAAAGAGAGGAACTGGATTCGAGGGCAGAGCGTCATTGACGTTTGCCAAATACACAATCGCAGCAAaaagagaagtgaagagaaAGCCCAGAGCTGCAGTTGTCATGATAAGACTCTCAGCCGACCACTGAAATATGTCAGGAAAGAGAAGGCTGTTGCTAAACCGTTTCCTCCAAAGAGGCTGAGTTTCATCACAGAAGGTCGCCTTACATCCACTAGAGGCCTCTTCAGCCATGAGGTCAGGTCTGTGGACATTGAGAGACTGGTAAAAGAGCAGAGAAAGCAAAATCAGGGAGAAAATAACCAAGGAAATGGTAGTACAACTAAATGCCCTCCCACCCCATTACCCTTACCTTTAAATTCTAATCTAGAGACAGAAGAGCCAGACATTTCCAGTTTTCTGGAAGACAAGACCTCCAACAGGTCTAGAAATGAAATGATTTCAAAGCCGATATCCTCAGATTCTGAAGGCACTGATCCTTTGACTGGGTACAGAGTGGAAGAAGAACCGAAAACCTGCCCCGAGCCTGTAGATAATGTTATATCAGGAACTCCATCTACAAATAAAGGAACAGAACCTATTATTTTGTCTTCATCAGAGTGCCAATATTTTCAACCCTCCTCAAATCAGAATGTTCCTAATGCCCCTGCAAAGGAGCAACCAATCACGACCACCGTCGCCATGAGTACTCatcaaacattacaaaacactccTGCATTATCAGTGCAGTTAAATTTGGGCTCGGGTCCGGATTCTGCATCAGTTGGAAATGGTCAAAGCAAGAAGCCTGACGTTTCAATGGATAGCGAGACAATAAGCAAATTGGCAGCTCGTCTATGTCAGACCCTGGATTTCCCCCTACTGCGAGGCCGTGTCCCCTTACTGGAGAAATGCAGAGAGTTTCTACTGCAGACCATGGAAAAGAAACACAGCTCCAATCTCCAACACCATCCACACAAACCTTACTCACACTTCAGTGTAGACCCTAAAGACTTATCCCACATCTCAGGACCAGCATGCTCCAGCTCAGGGCGAAGACTTGTTGTAGACAACACACCCATGCAATTCAGCTTTGATAAGGAATTTGAAGGACACCAGACAGAAAAGAGGGATATTCTGACAG GTAATTGCTCCTGGAGAGAATTCATGAGAGAGGATTTCTCTCAAGGAGCAGCCAATGAGAGGAGGAGGATGCAAAGCTGGACCTCGTACTCACCTCAAGGCTTTTTCACAAAACTACAGTCACCTTGTGAAAATATG GGCCAGTGGGGTATAAGTGTGCCTCCAGATTCTCCTAAAGAAAAGCAGCATTCTTTCTCACAGGCCAGCTGTCTCCACCAGGCTTTTACTGGGATCGAAGAACCCAAATCATACTCTTACAACTTTGGACCTTCGACCTCTGATACATTTTTCCTACTACCACAGAAGCAAGTGAAAAAGGACAGCAGTGCAAACAGGCTGAAGGAAGTCACTGAGCTGCTTGCCCAATGCAGAAACGACCCAGATCTTGCTTTCTTGTTCCATCCTCAGACAGAGCTGAGGGACTGGTCTCATCACCAGCAAATGGACGACGTCTGCGAGAGACCATCTTTTGGTGTTTCTTCAACATTTTTTCCCTCAGAGGGCTTTCGTTTTCAGCCTTACTATTGCTTTCCTCGTCCATGCAGCTCCACTAACAGGTTAGAAAGCTCAGCTCTGACATTTTATAACCATTCCGACACCAACGAATTTGGTCTTTCTCATTTACATTCGAACCTTTCTTATTCC
- the pafah1b3 gene encoding platelet-activating factor acetylhydrolase IB subunit gamma produces the protein MSCGDCNPAATPTPCEDIQGDGRWMSMHNRFVTGSKGKEPDVLFVGDSLVQLLHEFDVWRKLFSPLHTLNFGIGGDATHHVLWRLINGELDHISPKVVVLWVGTNNHGHTPEQICGGIMAIVNVINQRLPRAHVLVLGLLPRGKNPNPLRDRNSRVNALVQGELTSVSFASFLDVDPGFVHSDGSISHQDLYDYLHLTPQAYHRVCQPLHTRVKSLLEEQAP, from the exons ATGAGCTGTGGAGACTGTAACCCTGCGGCCACGCCCACTCCCTGTGAGGACATACAGGGTGATGGACGATGGATGTCAATG CACAATCGCTTTGTTACTGGCAGTAAAGGAAAGGAGCcagatgttttgtttgttggagACTCACTTGTCCAGCTGTTACATGAGTTTGAT GTATGGAGAAAGCTGTTCTCACCTCTCCACACTCTGAACTTTGGGATTGGAGGTGATGCCACTCACCATGTCTTATGGAGACTCATTAATGGAGAACTAGACCACATCTCTCCCAAG GTTGTTGTATTGTGGGTGGGGACTAACAATCATGGCCACACCCCAGAGCAGATCTGTGGAGGAATCATGGCCATTGTTAATGTGATCAACCAGCGGCTGCCTCGTGCTCACGTTCTCGTCCTG GGACTACTACCCCGGGGCAAGAATCCGAACCCTCTAAGGGATCGCAACTCAAGAGTGAATGCTCTGGTGCAGGGGGAGTTAACTTCTGTGTCTTTTGCCTCTTTCCTGGATGTCGATCCTGGGTTTGTCCACTCAGACGGATCCATTTCCCACCAGGACCTTTATGACTACCTCCACCTCACACCACAGGCCTATCACAGAGTGTGTCAGCCTTTACACACACGTGTTAAATCTCTACTAGAGGAGCAGGCACCTTAA
- the LOC136708122 gene encoding uncharacterized protein isoform X1, producing the protein MNHNGSKCFSDKRNTLRIFSKHSLAQVKSGSMGTSDHNEGLVCVNKEPGDNSSPPQKTKRLKTRKERNWIRGQSVIDVCQIHNRSKKRSEEKAQSCSCHDKTLSRPLKYVRKEKAVAKPFPPKRLSFITEGRLTSTRGLFSHEVRSVDIERLVKEQRKQNQGENNQGNGSTTKCPPTPLPLPLNSNLETEEPDISSFLEDKTSNRSRNEMISKPISSDSEGTDPLTGYRVEEEPKTCPEPVDNVISGTPSTNKGTEPIILSSSECQYFQPSSNQNVPNAPAKEQPITTTVAMSTHQTLQNTPALSVQLNLGSGPDSASVGNGQSKKPDVSMDSETISKLAARLCQTLDFPLLRGRVPLLEKCREFLLQTMEKKHSSNLQHHPHKPYSHFSVDPKDLSHISGPACSSSGRRLVVDNTPMQFSFDKEFEGHQTEKRDILTGNCSWREFMREDFSQGAANERRRMQSWTSYSPQGFFTKLQSPCENMQGQWGISVPPDSPKEKQHSFSQASCLHQAFTGIEEPKSYSYNFGPSTSDTFFLLPQKQVKKDSSANRLKEVTELLAQCRNDPDLAFLFHPQTELRDWSHHQQMDDVCERPSFGVSSTFFPSEGFRFQPYYCFPRPCSSTNRLESSALTFYNHSDTNEFGLSHLHSNLSYSHYFP; encoded by the exons ATGAACCACAATGGCAGTAAATGTTTTTCTGACAAACGCAATACCCTCAGAATCTTTAGCAAGCATAGCCTAGCCCAGGTCAAATCAGGCAGCATGGGTACTTCTGACCACAACGAAGGCTTAGTTTGTGTAAACAAAGAGCCAGGGGACAATTCTAGCCCTCCTCAAAAGACGAAACGTCTCAAAACAAGAAAAGAGAGGAACTGGATTCGAGGGCAGAGCGTCATTGACGTTTGCCAAATACACAATCGCAGCAAaaagagaagtgaagagaaAGCCCAGAGCTGCAGTTGTCATGATAAGACTCTCAGCCGACCACTGAAATATGTCAGGAAAGAGAAGGCTGTTGCTAAACCGTTTCCTCCAAAGAGGCTGAGTTTCATCACAGAAGGTCGCCTTACATCCACTAGAGGCCTCTTCAGCCATGAGGTCAGGTCTGTGGACATTGAGAGACTGGTAAAAGAGCAGAGAAAGCAAAATCAGGGAGAAAATAACCAAGGAAATGGTAGTACAACTAAATGCCCTCCCACCCCATTACCCTTACCTTTAAATTCTAATCTAGAGACAGAAGAGCCAGACATTTCCAGTTTTCTGGAAGACAAGACCTCCAACAGGTCTAGAAATGAAATGATTTCAAAGCCGATATCCTCAGATTCTGAAGGCACTGATCCTTTGACTGGGTACAGAGTGGAAGAAGAACCGAAAACCTGCCCCGAGCCTGTAGATAATGTTATATCAGGAACTCCATCTACAAATAAAGGAACAGAACCTATTATTTTGTCTTCATCAGAGTGCCAATATTTTCAACCCTCCTCAAATCAGAATGTTCCTAATGCCCCTGCAAAGGAGCAACCAATCACGACCACCGTCGCCATGAGTACTCatcaaacattacaaaacactccTGCATTATCAGTGCAGTTAAATTTGGGCTCGGGTCCGGATTCTGCATCAGTTGGAAATGGTCAAAGCAAGAAGCCTGACGTTTCAATGGATAGCGAGACAATAAGCAAATTGGCAGCTCGTCTATGTCAGACCCTGGATTTCCCCCTACTGCGAGGCCGTGTCCCCTTACTGGAGAAATGCAGAGAGTTTCTACTGCAGACCATGGAAAAGAAACACAGCTCCAATCTCCAACACCATCCACACAAACCTTACTCACACTTCAGTGTAGACCCTAAAGACTTATCCCACATCTCAGGACCAGCATGCTCCAGCTCAGGGCGAAGACTTGTTGTAGACAACACACCCATGCAATTCAGCTTTGATAAGGAATTTGAAGGACACCAGACAGAAAAGAGGGATATTCTGACAG GTAATTGCTCCTGGAGAGAATTCATGAGAGAGGATTTCTCTCAAGGAGCAGCCAATGAGAGGAGGAGGATGCAAAGCTGGACCTCGTACTCACCTCAAGGCTTTTTCACAAAACTACAGTCACCTTGTGAAAATATG CAGGGCCAGTGGGGTATAAGTGTGCCTCCAGATTCTCCTAAAGAAAAGCAGCATTCTTTCTCACAGGCCAGCTGTCTCCACCAGGCTTTTACTGGGATCGAAGAACCCAAATCATACTCTTACAACTTTGGACCTTCGACCTCTGATACATTTTTCCTACTACCACAGAAGCAAGTGAAAAAGGACAGCAGTGCAAACAGGCTGAAGGAAGTCACTGAGCTGCTTGCCCAATGCAGAAACGACCCAGATCTTGCTTTCTTGTTCCATCCTCAGACAGAGCTGAGGGACTGGTCTCATCACCAGCAAATGGACGACGTCTGCGAGAGACCATCTTTTGGTGTTTCTTCAACATTTTTTCCCTCAGAGGGCTTTCGTTTTCAGCCTTACTATTGCTTTCCTCGTCCATGCAGCTCCACTAACAGGTTAGAAAGCTCAGCTCTGACATTTTATAACCATTCCGACACCAACGAATTTGGTCTTTCTCATTTACATTCGAACCTTTCTTATTCC